A DNA window from Streptomyces sp. CA-278952 contains the following coding sequences:
- a CDS encoding DNA polymerase III subunit beta, which translates to MSEQPTTQPTRQEAAHTAQFTAPYGPVADALAITELGVQAGTGSSPAQCGVLLTTARRILTLTTHDTETAVTVTLPVDTTATGSSLLQHSQLKKALAAMVTGESKAAAARTAVSLTGDLLATPHLSLPVPALDRDEFIDPPHPAPTVATVDVRQFLDQALRVLPAAGTDDTLPALTGVRITVDCQSVTLSATDRYRFAVADVPAVVDTTPPQEANSALIPATVLARLAKRLKDHQGRARIGISAHGTPRITLTTGTTTITIRQLEGAQIRHSALFPKTTDCSIALPRTPTQRALKKCHALIKALGETQAPVSLMWAADGSLTLAPILGTTEDRDRTKGMALASTTTAGTTPRDRAVSLNPKFLADALTAFDGETITLHLRDEEAGKPLKPVLLTAGPDITEEDYRHLLMPVRLGQDA; encoded by the coding sequence ATGTCCGAGCAGCCCACCACCCAGCCCACCCGCCAGGAAGCCGCACACACCGCACAGTTCACCGCGCCGTACGGCCCGGTCGCGGACGCACTCGCCATCACCGAACTCGGAGTCCAGGCCGGTACGGGATCGTCCCCCGCCCAATGCGGTGTCCTGCTCACCACAGCCCGCCGCATCCTGACCTTGACCACGCACGACACCGAGACCGCCGTCACGGTGACGCTCCCCGTGGACACCACGGCCACGGGCTCATCGCTCCTGCAACACAGCCAGTTGAAGAAGGCACTGGCCGCCATGGTCACGGGGGAGAGCAAGGCGGCAGCGGCCCGGACTGCCGTCTCTCTCACCGGTGACCTCCTGGCCACCCCGCACCTCAGCCTCCCGGTCCCCGCACTCGACCGCGACGAGTTCATCGACCCGCCGCACCCCGCGCCCACCGTCGCCACCGTGGACGTCCGTCAGTTCCTCGACCAGGCCCTGCGAGTTCTGCCGGCCGCTGGCACCGACGACACCCTCCCCGCACTTACCGGCGTCCGCATCACCGTCGACTGCCAGAGCGTCACACTCTCGGCCACCGACCGCTACCGCTTCGCCGTGGCCGATGTGCCCGCCGTCGTCGACACCACCCCGCCGCAGGAGGCGAACTCCGCCCTGATCCCTGCCACGGTTCTCGCCCGACTGGCCAAGCGCCTCAAGGACCACCAGGGACGCGCCCGCATCGGTATCAGCGCGCACGGCACACCCCGAATCACCCTGACCACGGGCACCACCACCATCACGATCCGACAGCTGGAGGGCGCCCAGATCAGGCACAGCGCCCTCTTCCCGAAGACCACCGACTGCTCCATCGCCCTGCCCCGGACCCCCACCCAGCGGGCCCTGAAGAAGTGCCACGCCCTGATCAAGGCCCTGGGGGAGACCCAAGCGCCCGTGAGCCTCATGTGGGCGGCGGATGGCAGCCTCACGCTCGCCCCCATCCTCGGCACGACCGAGGACCGGGACCGGACCAAGGGCATGGCGCTCGCATCCACCACCACCGCCGGAACCACCCCCCGCGACCGGGCAGTGTCCCTCAACCCGAAGTTCCTCGCCGACGCCCTGACCGCGTTCGACGGCGAGACGATCACCCTGCACCTCCGCGACGAGGAAGCGGGCAAGCCGCTCAAGCCCGTACTGCTCACCGCAGGACCCGACATCACCGAAGAGGACTACCGGCATCTGCTGATGCCCGTCCGGCTCGGCCAGGACGCCTAG
- a CDS encoding ATP-dependent DNA ligase, translated as MWSTRSGPHWRAVPMLPTGPGWHFEVKVDGHRMMLRRTGDGVICYSRTGRVVTSHWMDLAVPAMALPPGTVLSGEAVIWHGGRIDFGAVQARAASSLDRARALAARHPASYAAFDVLEHPDHGPVAARPYTVRRALLADLLKDVGPPVQATPTTDSRTLALQSYDVLRAQGVEGIVAKPARSPYPFGRRTAWVKIRHADTVDARVVGATGPRGRPRALALLLPGSTRPRLSARLAPALAARIGSALAGAPATGEHRAGDETYTALSTELVLEVLAGSGRHGTLTVARIR; from the coding sequence GTGTGGAGTACCCGATCCGGCCCGCACTGGCGCGCGGTACCGATGCTGCCGACCGGCCCCGGGTGGCATTTCGAGGTCAAGGTCGATGGGCACCGGATGATGCTCCGGCGCACCGGGGACGGGGTGATCTGCTACTCCCGCACGGGCCGGGTCGTCACCTCGCACTGGATGGACCTCGCCGTCCCTGCCATGGCGTTGCCCCCGGGAACCGTGCTGTCCGGGGAGGCGGTCATCTGGCACGGGGGCCGGATCGATTTCGGGGCGGTCCAGGCCCGCGCCGCGTCCTCGCTGGACCGGGCCCGCGCCCTGGCCGCCCGTCACCCGGCCTCCTACGCCGCGTTCGACGTCCTGGAGCACCCCGACCACGGCCCCGTCGCCGCCCGCCCCTACACCGTCCGCCGCGCCCTCCTGGCCGACCTCCTCAAGGACGTCGGCCCCCCGGTCCAGGCCACCCCGACCACGGACAGCCGGACACTCGCCCTTCAGTCGTACGACGTCCTCCGGGCGCAGGGCGTGGAAGGGATCGTGGCCAAGCCCGCCCGCTCCCCGTACCCGTTCGGCCGCCGCACGGCATGGGTGAAGATCCGGCACGCGGACACGGTCGACGCCCGCGTGGTCGGCGCCACCGGCCCCCGCGGCCGGCCCCGCGCGCTCGCGCTCCTCCTGCCCGGATCGACCCGGCCCCGCCTCTCCGCGCGCCTGGCCCCCGCGCTCGCCGCACGCATCGGATCCGCACTCGCCGGCGCACCCGCCACGGGGGAGCACCGCGCGGGCGACGAGACGTACACGGCACTCAGCACCGAGCTGGTGCTGGAAGTGCTCGCCGGGTCCGGCCGCCACGGCACACTCACCGTCGCCCGCATCCGCTGA